In Sphaeramia orbicularis chromosome 9, fSphaOr1.1, whole genome shotgun sequence, the sequence GTGGGAACTCCTTCACACACCTGAGCGGTGACACTGGCTGAGGTTGGCACACTGTGATAACCGTAGCCGTAAAAGCTGCTGTTTCCGTATCCAACCACCGAATTATAATGTCCGACTGTGACGTTGTATGGAGCCGAGGAGCCGCACAGTTTCCCGTCCCGCACTATCACCGGCACCGCCACCCTCCGGGGCGCAGGTGGAAACCCCGCCAGCTCCAGGGTCTGGTCCTGCCTCTGCCGTTTGCATTTGTACCTCCTGTTCTGGAACCAGATTTTGACCTGCGTGGAGGTGAGTTTGAGGATGTGGGCCAGCTGCTCCCTCTCCGTGGCGGACAGGTACCGCTGCTGTCTGAAACGCCGCTCCAGCTCCGACACCTGGGCCTGGGAGAAGAGGACCCGGGGCTTCCGGCGCGGCCTGGGTTTACTTTTTAAGGTTTTGTCGCAGACGGATGAAGCGTCCAGACCGTTGATTTCTGCGGGAAAAAAAAGGGACACTGGTCAAATTAAGTCAACTCAGGgaaatattatattatacacGCAACTTATGacctatttaaaaaaatacactgtTGTGTAACTGGAGTAAAATATATTTACTCCTCACatgggatttattcttgatggaTGAGACACAGAATGTAATCATTACACAAAAGGTGAAaggtgatgtgtataaatagaaataaaaactttATAGCCAGCAGTGcatataaaaagttaaaataaaataaaaacaattccaCTTAGAATGACATTATTTTAACTTTTGATAGGgtcattatttacttattctttGTTTACTTGGTGCTTTATAGGATAGACATAGGATAGTCCACTAATGTCAGAACTTActataagaaaaagtgactttatgtactttttcatttttcttcaggaACTACATAACATGCAAATAATTTAACAAATGTTTCATTTATTCTTGTTCCACGTGATTTGCACCATCCCTCGGATAAAGTGCAACTGGGtttgtaatcattacacctggtcaagGGTGATTACTAAAcaaaagaatgtgtctgaaaacaaaatcctTCCAactgcatggaaaaaaaaaaaaaaaaaaaactaactaaaaaaacaACTAGCGtacattatgtatttattttagcatacattaattgtcattcaattgTACATATTCATTATTTTCTCACTTTTGAGTAATTTAAcctatttcttctgtttttatgtaaataaataaatccgaTACCGAATCCGAACAAATCCGAATTTGCTTCAGCTGGAATTAAAACAGTTGATAATTTAAAGTATCAATCGCGCCATAGAAATATAATATAATCCATGAACATTAACTGGAATTTAGTTCAACTTCAGTTTGTAGTTCAGAGGTTCAACAATTGTGAGAAAAAGATCTGAGGTAAGTCCTTGTGAATGTGTTTTGACctattattgttgttttgtttgtgtagttACAGGAAATGAAGGTGCACACAGATGCGTAACGCAACATGATGTCGACATAACCATTTAACTATTGTAATTTTGCAATTAAAACCACGTATCTAACAATATTCACTAGTTCTCTAAAGTTCGTTGTGCTtaataaaataggaaaaaaaataattcggTGCTTCAATTTTTCCATTGAATCATACAAAAATAACTGACTTCTTGACGTCCTGATGAAGGCTTTATAACAAAACGCGTTGAAGTACAGCTTTTTAATATGTGCCAAGGAGTTCAGTGTTGTTTCTTCAGTACATACATATCAAAATCCACAGACAATCTTGAACAAAAACCTTTTTCCAGTCCAACCTCCcccatttttaatgtattttttaaattataaaattataaaGATACATTTTGACTGTTTGGtgccaaaaaaattacaaatgcaTGGACTCTCAAAAAATCTGTACATTGCCAATATATTTTTAAGTAACCTAAAtgcaccctgtatttatttttcagaaagaaaactcataataattataaaataatGATGCTTGAGTGCGTCAGGTGGACGGAAGTCACCCTTATATATAAACTAGACTAACTGTGATTGTGCCATGTCTTCTCACCAAACTCACTGATCTCCTCCTCTGCTGCTGATTTGTGGATGTGCGGCTGCTCCTGCATCCCAGAGCCGCACGGCCCGGGCTGGAGGTCATACAGGTCTCTGGTCTGGGACGCACCCTGATCATGGTGATAATTCATCGGAACAACTTGGTCCGTCATCAAGAACTCGTTCTCAAAGTCATGCTGGTGTTCTAAATTCAGAATATCCTTCACAGAAAAAGGTGTGGAGGTCGTTGAACTGGAATGCATTCCCGCCCTGTTGGTTCTGATCCGGTTTTACGCACTGTTGTGgagctgctgctactgctactgctgatGCTGGATCCTCTAAGTGGCTGATGTGGTGTGAGGGCCTGGGAAGATTTTAATCATGGGTCCAGCTGAAGATCAGGGTAAAGATATCTGTCACCCTTCTTCAAAAACATTGGCCAACACCCAGCTTGCGCACACAGAAGTGCAGCTCCTCATCCTCCTTCTCACCTTACAGGAACACCTCTTTACATCCAACCTGCTTTCTGCCAAAGTGTGTAAttggttaattaaccctttcatgcatagtggtcactctagtggacagttcttccgcagctgttctcttgtatattcatgagttttgttgttttagttccatatcaaccaacacagtgaacacttatgcatcatctcataaactgcaattcataccattattataactttgctgttcttgattggttcttgagtggaaatcaattattaatatttattttttgcatattatctccatgaagtgagtaataactggtattagaatatgttaaaatgtgagaaaacatcagattagctgcattaaacatggtttcatttcactgttttcatatcactttatgatattgggttttaaatacatgtttctttgcttcaagaataaaattcatggtgtagctgagtggacatttttgtaattccatgaaaaacaggttgattaaaaaaaaaaaaaaaatcaatcacattgttctttttttcatgcctaaagaggaataaaaacactcaagaaaattattattaatatataatgattaaggttctcataattcatgcatgaaagggttaataagacaGGAGTGGTAGTGCTGCAATAATACAGACTGTAAATAACCTTTAATGGTGCAAACCTGCAGACTCCCTCATTTGATGCTATTTATTTAGTCCCTGATTGCTCCAGGTGACAGAAAAGATGCATTTCAGTTCTTgttattttgtgccttttttttttttttttatagtaaaaactgaaaataatttagaaaatctttccttttcagtttcaCATTATACTACACAGGTGGGAGGAAGAGAATTTGCTACACAACCTGTTTTCCATGTTGGGAACACAGATGTTTTCGGATGCACTTTAAAGTCTTTGCACGAGCTTAATTAAACAAGTGAAAAAGGCTGAGTTTATGCAGTGTGCAAACCCAAACCACGCTTCCGTGTCAACCGAGTAAAGCCACTTAATCAGCAGGCAGGTCCTCGGGGGTTGAGTGATCTAGGTGATGTTGAACAGCTTTACCATCAACATTGTTTTCCAGCCTCATTATTAGTGTTCTCAGGCCACAACAAACAGTAACATTACACCTGATGTTGTGGAAGTGGAGAGGCGGCGGCGCCAGCCTGCAATGCATGACTGAGACCGAGACGCGCGTCCGCACAGACAGGAACAAGGACAGACACGGGCTGTCCCACTGCAGGACGGAGGAAGATCTATGGAGGACACTTAATGGTCTGAGCAGGTTCAATAAGTGACCTACACTCTGGATTTAGGACAGGGAATGACAACTAGAAAATGTCTCCTATGAGTCTTATTAGAGGTTAAGCCTTTCATTCAAGATGCATCTGATCagtattctattatttatttagttagttagttagttagttattttcTACTTTGACTTGTTGGATGATGTTTTTTACACAACTGATCATGTGACATTTGCAATATAGTTTGTAATATCTGAAATAATTTTGGTTTCACTGAAGTATCTTGTTTCACACTTTACTATTACTTTTTAGTCtgtgacaggggtgtcaaacatacggtccgcgggccaaaactggcccaccaaatggtACATTATGAAGTGCATAAATTACATGGAAGAATCTATATcaaataatatatttttcagttccagatgcccaTTACCTCATGTTTTGTGCTGTTGCAGATTCACTTTGATCTGTCACTTAtactgtgtaaataataataagccaaggcaatatatttttaaaattcacttatttaTTACCGCTGCcaaggttttgtttttgccggcattggtttgtctgtctgtttgtctgtccatgtgcaagataactcaacaagttatggacagatttggatgaaaatttcaggatatGTTgctattggcacaaggaacaaatgattaaattttggtggtggtggtggtggtggtggtggggcactgatcagccttggcggaggtctgcgctctccaagtgcttctagttttttaagcaattgcaggttgttcattgttgttcaggttattcacattttatgtgaaaggatagtttgaaaatgtaaacatttttacaatGTGATTTTACTATTTTTCCTCCAAAAACAAAGAGTTGTCATAACtgataggttattacctccgccaaggaggttatgtttttgccagggtttgtttgtttgtttgtttgtttgtttgtccgttagtgtgcaacataactcaaaaagttatggacagatttggattaaattttcagggtttgttggaaatgggataaggaagaaatgattaaattttggtggtgatcgggggtgggggggcccacgggggggggtgcagaccagaaaatttcatcaaaatctgtccataactttttgagttatgttgcacactaacggacagacaaacagacagacaaacaaaccctggcaaaaacataacctccttggtgtgggggggcccacggggggggccactgatcagccttggcgaaggtctgtgctctccgagtgcttctagttacattattattttactgtcccgggctgtatgtggcccctgaactaaaatgagtttgacacctctggtctaagaTAATGTTTTATTCCTCTCATTAAAAGTATAACTTGGCTTCCACCCAACTGTTCCAGGCCAGTGTAAACTgcagtttaatttttttcaatttacacaCTTAAATTAGGATTAAATGTAATGATGATTTATGCAAAACCTACAGAGTTCTTAGAATTCTTTACATAGTTGCTTAATGTCAAAACTACATAGTGATGTGTAGCATGGACTGCAACTAATCATAAATAAGCAAGATGTTAAAGATGATTTTTCCATGTGGATGTGTAAGTTAggtctaaaactaaactagatcACATTGAactcaaagaatagaatagaatagaatagaatagaatacaatacaatacaatacaatacaatagagtagaatagaatcaATAAACATAttgataaaactagaaaagcactcagagagtgcagacctctgccaaggcagatcagtgtcgcccccccatcaccaaaatttaatcatttgttccttgtgccagtatcaacatttccagaaattttcatccaaatctgtccataactttctgagttatcttgcacacggtcagacaaacagacaaaccaacaaaccaaaaacataacctccttggcggaggtaatcagcaagtaaacaatgataaaaaaaaaaaaaaaaaagacaatataatGAGCACTGGATATAAACAGTTTAAATAACATTCAAATACTTACAGTTAAAGGGCCATTATTTTAACTTTTGATATCAGTCATTATTTCTATCTTTATTTACTTGCTTGTTTTAGAATAATAGAGTGCCTCATAGGACAGACATGTTGATTTATGTGCGCACCTACTGTAAGAAAAAGTGATTGcatttagtttttctttattcttcagcaactgcatgaaaaatgttgttAAAGGATTTGCATGTTGTGCATTGTTCTGTCATTTACACCATCTGTGGACACAGAACTGACTGCTGGCTTTGTCTGATCTCACTGAAGTTTCCTCTTAAAAGCAGTACTTGTTTTAATAGGCTGTAATTGTTAAACAGGATCTAAAAGCCTGATGCTTGGGTGAATAATAGCGATGCTCTGTGAAACAAACCCACATTATACTGACAAACCAAGAAACCTGAACTTCAAACACAGAGGGAACAGGACTCAGGAGCTAACTGTGAACTGTTTGACACCTTGGGGAGTTCAGGGTGTCCAGTTTGATGGCTAAATGACTTAATCACCACAGCGTTGTTCTCTGAAGGCTCCGAGCGATGCGTTTCTGTGACTCCTGTATGTCCAAATCAAAGTCTTTCCTACTGATTCCACCATTTGTTGCCTCGCTGTAACATAAGAAGCGAGCTAAGTACAAGTTTACCACAAAATACCCCTAATTCATCATACAGAAAAATAGAAGAGTGATAGCAGCTGAAAGAGGAGCCGGAGCTGTGTTGCACCGAGTGTAACTGAACCTCACCTCCTTATGGCCGATACACCACTGAAGATACTCGTCAAAATGTACAGTGACATTGAAAGTGTCATTGAGGGAAGTGCAGGACTTTTCAGTTTCAGTGTAGGCTCAATTTGTTGTCATGGGATATGGGAGCGTTTCCTTACATTCTTCACATTATGCTTAATGGTATGTTTATCTGGGGTTAGTGGTTATAGCGGACATACAGGTTCTCCTCCATCAGCGCTCCAGGGTTGACACTTTACAATCAGTACAGCAGAaatgggtgacctttgacctcctgggAATTGAGTTTCTCCACAAGTACCAATAAATCAAGTAGAAAAAGAAGTTAGCAAGAAAAGCACTTCTCAATATAAACATGTGATTGATTTTTACCCTGCCCctcgaaagggaggcaaggggtattatttttgatttagttagtttgtttgtttgttaacattctagcatcaaaactattggttaaattcataccgaactgggtttatagattgccagtgacccagaacaggtgtgattacattttgggaaaagtaggtcaaagttacaattttgtatgaattttaaaataccccccccccccttttttttttttttttttttttacttataaatGGTGAAAttccacatgtctgtagcagcaaaactattggttgaattcatataaaACTGactttgtagattgccagtgacctagaatggatctcaatatattttgggaaaagtaggtcaaagttcaaagtttttatgaatatattattgtgcctggcaccacttgtttgtttctttttttttgtcaatacaCTTTACAACTTTGGAAAAAAGATAAATGAACCAGGAAAGGCCTGACTGGTTTATTAGagctatgtttttattctatatgaAATTATATCTGATTGAGattttttcacttatttattaAGTTGATTGAGTTTGAGATTGTTTATTTATTGagttcatttgtcattattgttgagATTTGAGATGAATTATGTGAAGCAGAATAATAAGTAATAATGACTGCAGTACTGATGTGCTTATACAAGATGATGAGGATTGTTAAAGTCATTAAATACTCTACAGACAGAAGTGCagaacacattgaattcaggtcttTCATTGCTAACAGGGAGCTGGACTATAAAATTATTGTGATCAACACCACTACAATAAACACTTTTATTTTATCTATAgaattatttttctttacattatcaTCTAATCTCCTTATATAATGCCTCAGTCTAATCATcataa encodes:
- the nkx2.7 gene encoding NK2 transcription factor related 7; its protein translation is MHSSSTTSTPFSVKDILNLEHQHDFENEFLMTDQVVPMNYHHDQGASQTRDLYDLQPGPCGSGMQEQPHIHKSAAEEEISEFEINGLDASSVCDKTLKSKPRPRRKPRVLFSQAQVSELERRFRQQRYLSATEREQLAHILKLTSTQVKIWFQNRRYKCKRQRQDQTLELAGFPPAPRRVAVPVIVRDGKLCGSSAPYNVTVGHYNSVVGYGNSSFYGYGYHSVPTSASVTAQVCEGVPTEGPFSHRHLHSGRGW